The Anas acuta chromosome 7, bAnaAcu1.1, whole genome shotgun sequence DNA window CCAAATTGCTGCTGTTGATTAGTATTTCTCAGGAGTTCACAGAATGCATGAGTTACTTTATATAATTGTGGTGTAGTCATCTACACAGATGCAAATCTGTGTTGAAGAATATTGTTTAATGTGTGGTTATTTAAGGTCtaatatgttctttcttttccttagaTTCAAGCACTCTTTAAGGACCAATGTACCCTGTAgctcatggaagaaaaaaatcaaaccaggaCATCCTTGGTTTCCAGGCTACCGAAATACGGAACGAAAACTTTAGGAAGCGTCTTGCAACCTATGCCAAATGGGTCGGCTGTTAATTTAGCAGACAATAATGGTGGCAAAAATTTCAGCAAGCACAATGGCACTGTTCGtatgtcttccttttctttcaactggagaaaatcaaataaacatCAACTTCATGATCAAAACGGGAGAGACACCAATTCCAAACATAATTGCAATGAAAAACTAATCGATTCTGAGAAGTATTCTCCATCACAAGGAGCACTGAGTAATGATGTGCTCCGGGTGGGTTTGAACAACACTGCTTCAGTTGCATCAAAaacagtaaagcaaaacaatatgTTTGTACCTTCAACAGAGGAATTAAACCCAAAGTCTTTGCCTGGACTTTCTAGTTCAGCAAAATTCGCCAAAGGTACCCTGTCAGGAAGGACCTCGTTTTCTGGACTCAGTGCTCCAAAATCACACTTAAATGGATTTTATGGAAATAGGCCAATGGTAGGTTTGCAAAGACCTAGAGCTAATTCCAGTGCCACAAGGACAAGTTCAGGAGAAAGCTTTGCACAATCTACAGACAATAACAAgcctttttccagtgaaaaaatGGTAAGATCACAAAGTTTTTCACATTCCATTCAGAATTCCTTCCTCCCCACTACGTCTTTAACCAGGTCACATTCCTTTAATAAAGCTGTGGATCTTACAAGGCCTTATAGTCAAAATCTAGCTGTTAGGACATCTCAGAGGTCATCTCTGTTGTCAAGAAATGCACGACAGTTGGATGTACCCAATGGAAATGAACCTATGAAGTACGGATTTACCAGGCCGTACTCCGGTATATCAGCTCCTGCTTCAAAGAAGCCCCCACTGACAAATGGGTCTGGGTCCACACCTTCTTTTGGATACAGATTAAGTCGACCGTCTTTGCTGAAGCCTACTAGGCAGCGATTTGCTGGAAATATCATTGTGGATGATGGCAAAACTACAACTCCTGACACGTGTATAGTGGAGAACTCTGAAATTGCAAGAAATATTAATCGAGCAATTGACAAAAACAGCATTATAGACTGTGATGCTCGAAGAACAGAATCTGTCGATGGCCTCCATGAAAGCACAGGAAAACATGGGTCAAGTGTCATGTGTATGAGTGATGATGGAGATGAAATATCTATATCTTCTTTGTCATCCTCGGAGAAAAATGACTTGAGTGAAGACTTCAGTGATGACTTCATAGATATAGAAGATCCAAATAGAACTGTGCAACTACAGCAAAAGGAGAGCCGCGTTCAAGAGTTGGAGCATGGGAGCATAACGTCGATAGAGCCGTTCACTTCTCTCAAGGAAAGTGGAGGATCTTGCTGTAATGCTGATGAATGGCTTGATATAAATATGTCTGGTAAATACTTTGCATTCTGTTTAGTATTTTAGGTACTCTATCAAGATTCTGTAATTGCAGTTAAGTTATGTTTAActattctaatttttttttcagagtggGACTATGCTGgccaatttattttctcagagtgcttttttttttttttgcatgataGTAAACATTTTcaagcgttttttttttttttttttataagagcGCTTATTTCTTTGGAATAAGAAATAGTGGTACTCTTTTAGCCAAACTTGTTATAGGATTGTAGAATTCCTCTTAGCCTTACTTGGCATTCATTTCTCTTGGGCTAGTGATCTCTGCAATTTTTATCCTCCTCTGTAGGCAGAGAACACCTGTAACTGCTTAATGTAGTGGCAATAAATGTAGGGTGACCTATTTAATTACTTAATTTTGTAAATTGTcatgttactatttttttttccaaaagcatgCTGCGTTAACTCTTAAaaaactcttttaaaaaaaaaatcagtggacGAGATGGAAgatgctttaaaagcaaagctgcattttcaagtctgatgtattttttccttagtgTATATATTTACTTTGAGAGATGTTGCGCTAAAAAGATTGGATCCGAAGGTGGAaccatattttattaaaaagatacAGAATTCTAAAATTCATCTTTCTTGACAGATGAATTGCTGTGTTGTATAAAGCTAGGAAAGATGTAGTTTAAAAGGATACTTAATTGTAATGGCTAGCTTTGTGGCTAAGCTTTTTACCTCCTAGGATGAATGTTCGTAATATTGTAGAATGCTTTCAGATATTTCTGTTAGAACACAGTTTATTATTGAgactttaatgtttttatatgccttagggttttttttggtaatattgGGTTGTTTTTTAGAATCTtgactgtttctgttttctttaagcaGTGGATGACAACAGTGAAAGTACAAAGAATACTGCTGAGAGTGTGATTTCTCCAGAGATAAATTACAGAGCTGGCTCCTCTTTTGAGCTTTCTCCATCTGATAGCTCAGATGGCACATATATGTGGGATGAAGAAGGACTGGAACCTATTGGAAGCGTCCATCCATGTGGAAGTTACGAGTCTTCAGAAATGAACAGCATAGTATGTATCTATACGCATCATCTGAATATCTGtagctttttttcattttattgctgatgtatattttaaaaataattaatatatctTTTTCACTTGAtaactgtttcttctttcctctgtagTTGACAGCTTTCTGAAACTTCTTGTTAAGGAGTCCCTGTTTCTGGACAGATGGCCTTGAGTTAGACCACTTACATGCATGTTTGCCCCATTCGAAAGCTGGGACAACACAGCTTCTTCCTTATGCAATCTCATGGTGGCATTCAACAATAAAGAAATTACTTCAGCAAATAAGTAAAATATCTCCTACCAATCTTTAAACGTAAGAGTAACAACAAGAAAATAGTTGGTCCTTACCTGACTTCCATTGATTTGTATATTCTATTATTCTCTATTCTATATCTGCACAGGACCCTTTTgaacatgaatttattttcatttgtctgtTTGTTCAAGCATAGCATCTTTAAAGTAGGTAGCTGACTAGCTCTTAAGTTGAACTGGACTCTTTACgtctggaaaacagaaagcaagataAGTAATAGCCATATTCTTAGTTCCAAACACAACTGATTTGCATCAAACATTCAGTCTGGAGTAGATGGAGAGTAGTTGCAGTGCTCTAACCCTTCAGCTGAGGTCAGTTAGCCAGCCTCTGGGTTCTGATAGACTTGATGTAAGTTGTCTGTCTGTCCTTCA harbors:
- the CCSER2 gene encoding serine-rich coiled-coil domain-containing protein 2 isoform X4 yields the protein MEEKNQTRTSLVSRLPKYGTKTLGSVLQPMPNGSAVNLADNNGGKNFSKHNGTVRMSSFSFNWRKSNKHQLHDQNGRDTNSKHNCNEKLIDSEKYSPSQGALSNDVLRVGLNNTASVASKTVKQNNMFVPSTEELNPKSLPGLSSSAKFAKGTLSGRTSFSGLSAPKSHLNGFYGNRPMVGLQRPRANSSATRTSSGESFAQSTDNNKPFSSEKMVRSQSFSHSIQNSFLPTTSLTRSHSFNKAVDLTRPYSQNLAVRTSQRSSLLSRNARQLDVPNGNEPMKYGFTRPYSGISAPASKKPPLTNGSGSTPSFGYRLSRPSLLKPTRQRFAGNIIVDDGKTTTPDTCIVENSEIARNINRAIDKNSIIDCDARRTESVDGLHESTGKHGSSVMCMSDDGDEISISSLSSSEKNDLSEDFSDDFIDIEDPNRTVQLQQKESRVQELEHGSITSIEPFTSLKESGGSCCNADEWLDINMSAVDDNSESTKNTAESVISPEINYRAGSSFELSPSDSSDGTYMWDEEGLEPIGSVHPCGSYESSEMNSIDILNNLDSCDLEDDDLMLDVDLPEDPPHDKEECENMSRYDRQDRNARQHPEGFWKRAPQQRWNAQDHYHLGHTENYIHGKNDLNRRSNYPESPVGHFESYGAPNCYQAPRQLVGLPENTVMLDEMTLQHMVQDCTAVKTQLLKLKRLLHQNDENVSLEDITLSIPSSPEPQEPETTYSKTEDLVNEIRKLKDELKKKDETINQLEHQLATRCNCQRDNQKSSGVTSVCADKFTQTSWRRSSGGYSAPSFSPWQGSFQGIPRTVPPHRRQTSSTTAFQQPSQFHRPRPGKTSKNATYRGPQ
- the CCSER2 gene encoding serine-rich coiled-coil domain-containing protein 2 isoform X1, with product MEEKNQTRTSLVSRLPKYGTKTLGSVLQPMPNGSAVNLADNNGGKNFSKHNGTVRMSSFSFNWRKSNKHQLHDQNGRDTNSKHNCNEKLIDSEKYSPSQGALSNDVLRVGLNNTASVASKTVKQNNMFVPSTEELNPKSLPGLSSSAKFAKGTLSGRTSFSGLSAPKSHLNGFYGNRPMVGLQRPRANSSATRTSSGESFAQSTDNNKPFSSEKMVRSQSFSHSIQNSFLPTTSLTRSHSFNKAVDLTRPYSQNLAVRTSQRSSLLSRNARQLDVPNGNEPMKYGFTRPYSGISAPASKKPPLTNGSGSTPSFGYRLSRPSLLKPTRQRFAGNIIVDDGKTTTPDTCIVENSEIARNINRAIDKNSIIDCDARRTESVDGLHESTGKHGSSVMCMSDDGDEISISSLSSSEKNDLSEDFSDDFIDIEDPNRTVQLQQKESRVQELEHGSITSIEPFTSLKESGGSCCNADEWLDINMSAVDDNSESTKNTAESVISPEINYRAGSSFELSPSDSSDGTYMWDEEGLEPIGSVHPCGSYESSEMNSIDILNNLDSCDLEDDDLMLDVDLPEDPPHDKEECENMSRYDRQDRNARQHPEGFWKRAPQQRWNAQDHYHLGHTENYIHGKNDLNRRSNYPESPVGHFESYGAPNCYQAPRQLVGLPENTVMLDEMTLQHMVQDCTAVKTQLLKLKRLLHQNDENVSLEDITLSIPSSPEPQEPETTYSKTEDLVNEIRKLKDELKKKDETINQLEHQLATRCNCQRDNQKSSGVTSVCADKFTQTSWRRSSPQVLQPSSSLPSSTDLAQGKLVKMPHIEAHSEYSKYGVHENGNHKNQNAANVSLTNSLNDVNTSMNIQLNVKDKSTSYLENMKNKNTEDPGEVASNKEGTLSRSCFQTSARDDAREVQTELAVKGQPSFTYQASWPKTLKITKPPNALVPPTAAVLTRSANHSAASKEPELLPSSSSTQLQPTSGPDDLKGKQSQKVSKLRPPTMSFVKSKQTSSQKSTPVSQEPQNTCLKTNIPKPPVQRKENVQTQNTVVHSGDSLLSNRYSRLPKPKTH
- the CCSER2 gene encoding serine-rich coiled-coil domain-containing protein 2 isoform X3, translating into MEEKNQTRTSLVSRLPKYGTKTLGSVLQPMPNGSAVNLADNNGGKNFSKHNGTVRMSSFSFNWRKSNKHQLHDQNGRDTNSKHNCNEKLIDSEKYSPSQGALSNDVLRVGLNNTASVASKTVKQNNMFVPSTEELNPKSLPGLSSSAKFAKGTLSGRTSFSGLSAPKSHLNGFYGNRPMVGLQRPRANSSATRTSSGESFAQSTDNNKPFSSEKMVRSQSFSHSIQNSFLPTTSLTRSHSFNKAVDLTRPYSQNLAVRTSQRSSLLSRNARQLDVPNGNEPMKYGFTRPYSGISAPASKKPPLTNGSGSTPSFGYRLSRPSLLKPTRQRFAGNIIVDDGKTTTPDTCIVENSEIARNINRAIDKNSIIDCDARRTESVDGLHESTGKHGSSVMCMSDDGDEISISSLSSSEKNDLSEDFSDDFIDIEDPNRTVQLQQKESRVQELEHGSITSIEPFTSLKESGGSCCNADEWLDINMSAVDDNSESTKNTAESVISPEINYRAGSSFELSPSDSSDGTYMWDEEGLEPIGSVHPCGSYESSEMNSIDILNNLDSCDLEDDDLMLDVDLPEDPPHDKEECENMSRYDRQDRNARQHPEGFWKRAPQQRWNAQDHYHLGHTENYIHGKNDLNRRSNYPESPVGHFESYGAPNCYQAPRQLVGLPENTVMLDEMTLQHMVQDCTAVKTQLLKLKRLLHQNDENVSLEDITLSIPSSPEPQEPETTYSKTEDLVNEIRKLKDELKKKDETINQLEHQLATRCNCQRDNQKSSGVTSVCADKFTQTSWRRSSGGYSAPSFSPWQGSFQGIPRTVPPHRRQRVEKLVHYFCDKACLKYYSLPAAFPVPQTSPREN
- the CCSER2 gene encoding serine-rich coiled-coil domain-containing protein 2 isoform X6, producing MEEKNQTRTSLVSRLPKYGTKTLGSVLQPMPNGSAVNLADNNGGKNFSKHNGTVRMSSFSFNWRKSNKHQLHDQNGRDTNSKHNCNEKLIDSEKYSPSQGALSNDVLRVGLNNTASVASKTVKQNNMFVPSTEELNPKSLPGLSSSAKFAKGTLSGRTSFSGLSAPKSHLNGFYGNRPMVGLQRPRANSSATRTSSGESFAQSTDNNKPFSSEKMVRSQSFSHSIQNSFLPTTSLTRSHSFNKAVDLTRPYSQNLAVRTSQRSSLLSRNARQLDVPNGNEPMKYGFTRPYSGISAPASKKPPLTNGSGSTPSFGYRLSRPSLLKPTRQRFAGNIIVDDGKTTTPDTCIVENSEIARNINRAIDKNSIIDCDARRTESVDGLHESTGKHGSSVMCMSDDGDEISISSLSSSEKNDLSEDFSDDFIDIEDPNRTVQLQQKESRVQELEHGSITSIEPFTSLKESGGSCCNADEWLDINMSVDDNSESTKNTAESVISPEINYRAGSSFELSPSDSSDGTYMWDEEGLEPIGSVHPCGSYESSEMNSIDILNNLDSCDLEDDDLMLDVDLPEDPPHDKEECENMSRYDRQDRNARQHPEGFWKRAPQQRWNAQDHYHLGHTENYIHGKNDLNRRSNYPESPVGHFESYGAPNCYQAPRQLVGLPENTVMLDEMTLQHMVQDCTAVKTQLLKLKRLLHQNDENVSLEDITLSIPSSPEPQEPETTYSKTEDLVNEIRKLKDELKKKDETINQLEHQLATRCNCQRDNQKSSGVTSVCADKFTQTSWRRSSGGYSAPSFSPWQGSFQGIPRTVPPHRRQTSSTTAFQQPSQFHRPRPGKTSKNATYRGPQ
- the CCSER2 gene encoding serine-rich coiled-coil domain-containing protein 2 isoform X2, producing MEEKNQTRTSLVSRLPKYGTKTLGSVLQPMPNGSAVNLADNNGGKNFSKHNGTVRMSSFSFNWRKSNKHQLHDQNGRDTNSKHNCNEKLIDSEKYSPSQGALSNDVLRVGLNNTASVASKTVKQNNMFVPSTEELNPKSLPGLSSSAKFAKGTLSGRTSFSGLSAPKSHLNGFYGNRPMVGLQRPRANSSATRTSSGESFAQSTDNNKPFSSEKMVRSQSFSHSIQNSFLPTTSLTRSHSFNKAVDLTRPYSQNLAVRTSQRSSLLSRNARQLDVPNGNEPMKYGFTRPYSGISAPASKKPPLTNGSGSTPSFGYRLSRPSLLKPTRQRFAGNIIVDDGKTTTPDTCIVENSEIARNINRAIDKNSIIDCDARRTESVDGLHESTGKHGSSVMCMSDDGDEISISSLSSSEKNDLSEDFSDDFIDIEDPNRTVQLQQKESRVQELEHGSITSIEPFTSLKESGGSCCNADEWLDINMSVDDNSESTKNTAESVISPEINYRAGSSFELSPSDSSDGTYMWDEEGLEPIGSVHPCGSYESSEMNSIDILNNLDSCDLEDDDLMLDVDLPEDPPHDKEECENMSRYDRQDRNARQHPEGFWKRAPQQRWNAQDHYHLGHTENYIHGKNDLNRRSNYPESPVGHFESYGAPNCYQAPRQLVGLPENTVMLDEMTLQHMVQDCTAVKTQLLKLKRLLHQNDENVSLEDITLSIPSSPEPQEPETTYSKTEDLVNEIRKLKDELKKKDETINQLEHQLATRCNCQRDNQKSSGVTSVCADKFTQTSWRRSSPQVLQPSSSLPSSTDLAQGKLVKMPHIEAHSEYSKYGVHENGNHKNQNAANVSLTNSLNDVNTSMNIQLNVKDKSTSYLENMKNKNTEDPGEVASNKEGTLSRSCFQTSARDDAREVQTELAVKGQPSFTYQASWPKTLKITKPPNALVPPTAAVLTRSANHSAASKEPELLPSSSSTQLQPTSGPDDLKGKQSQKVSKLRPPTMSFVKSKQTSSQKSTPVSQEPQNTCLKTNIPKPPVQRKENVQTQNTVVHSGDSLLSNRYSRLPKPKTH
- the CCSER2 gene encoding serine-rich coiled-coil domain-containing protein 2 isoform X5 → MEEKNQTRTSLVSRLPKYGTKTLGSVLQPMPNGSAVNLADNNGGKNFSKHNGTVRMSSFSFNWRKSNKHQLHDQNGRDTNSKHNCNEKLIDSEKYSPSQGALSNDVLRVGLNNTASVASKTVKQNNMFVPSTEELNPKSLPGLSSSAKFAKGTLSGRTSFSGLSAPKSHLNGFYGNRPMVGLQRPRANSSATRTSSGESFAQSTDNNKPFSSEKMVRSQSFSHSIQNSFLPTTSLTRSHSFNKAVDLTRPYSQNLAVRTSQRSSLLSRNARQLDVPNGNEPMKYGFTRPYSGISAPASKKPPLTNGSGSTPSFGYRLSRPSLLKPTRQRFAGNIIVDDGKTTTPDTCIVENSEIARNINRAIDKNSIIDCDARRTESVDGLHESTGKHGSSVMCMSDDGDEISISSLSSSEKNDLSEDFSDDFIDIEDPNRTVQLQQKESRVQELEHGSITSIEPFTSLKESGGSCCNADEWLDINMSVDDNSESTKNTAESVISPEINYRAGSSFELSPSDSSDGTYMWDEEGLEPIGSVHPCGSYESSEMNSIDILNNLDSCDLEDDDLMLDVDLPEDPPHDKEECENMSRYDRQDRNARQHPEGFWKRAPQQRWNAQDHYHLGHTENYIHGKNDLNRRSNYPESPVGHFESYGAPNCYQAPRQLVGLPENTVMLDEMTLQHMVQDCTAVKTQLLKLKRLLHQNDENVSLEDITLSIPSSPEPQEPETTYSKTEDLVNEIRKLKDELKKKDETINQLEHQLATRCNCQRDNQKSSGVTSVCADKFTQTSWRRSSGGYSAPSFSPWQGSFQGIPRTVPPHRRQRVEKLVHYFCDKACLKYYSLPAAFPVPQTSPREN